The Pseudomonas entomophila genome segment CGCGCTTCGCCGAGCAGGTGGTCGGGCAGATGCTCGCCAATGGCAGCTATCGCAAGAGCATCCAGCGTTTGCGCGTGCGCCTCGGGCAATACATGGCGAAGGCGCTTGGGCAGCTGGAGGCGTACGGCTGGGAGGTGTTCTGCGAACCTTGCGGTGGCATGTTCGTCTGGGCTCGCTCGCCCGGACGCGATTTCGCCGAGCTGGAGCGACTGGCACTGGACCAGGGCGTGCTGTTGACGCCGGGCAATGCCTTCGATCCGCAAGGGCGTGCAAGTGACTGGCTTCGGATCAATGTCGCCTATGGGCAGGATGTCCGCGCCCAGGCCTTCTTCCAGCATGCCGGGCGACCTTCAGCAATCTGAAAACGACACGTTCATAGCTATTTGACACCATTGTGTCGTTCGGCTCTTGTGAGGGCGTCGATGCCGTTGTCACTCTTGCAGCTCGGAACAGTCCGGCAACGCGAGGGGTGACGGTGATGGTGGCGACCAGGCACGGTGTACTGGCCAACCTGGGCATGGCCCGCAAGCTTGGCCTGGGTTTCGCGTTGGTATTGTTGCTGACGCTGGTGGTGGCTGTGATCGGCGTGTACGCACTGACCGCTATCGGCCAGCGCTTCGACGGGCTTCGGCAGATGGCGCAGTTCAACGCCGAGCTGTCGAGGCTGCGCCAGCATGAGCAAGCCTTCGCCCTGCGTTCTGACATCAAGGAGGCCGAGGCCTTGCGTGGCGGGCTGAAAAGCCTGCTGGAGCGGGCCCAGGGCGTGCCGACCCTAGCGTCCGCGCAAGCAGACCTGTCCGCCTACGGCCAGGCGTTCGACCAGTTCGTCCAGGCGGTGCAGGCCAAGGAGCTGGCGCTGGACATGGCCAGCTGGTCGGTGTCCAGCGTGGCCAACAACCTCGATGTGCTTCAGGCGGGGCTGGCCGATGATGGCAGCTACACGCTCAAGCAGTCCCAGGGGCAGCAGGGGGCTGAGTTCCTGGAGCAGGCGGGCCAGGTGGGGCAGGTTTCACGCTTGATGCTGCAGGCCATGGACGAAGCCCGGGTTCGCCTGGACCAGAGCCGCAAGGGCGTTGAAGCTGGCCAGGGGCGAATTGCCCAGACGGTTGAGGCCGCACGTCTGGTCGAGCAGCTCAAGGGGGCGGTCAGCGACGCGGGTTACCAGAGCGTGCTCGGCGAAGTGGCCGGGCATATCGCGAGTTTTTCCGAGAAGCTCAACGAATACACCGACCTGTTGAGCCAGGAGCAGGGTATCAAGGCCCAGTTGCAAGCCAGGGCCGAGCAGGCCACGGTGCAGGTCGACCAGGCGTACGCGGCTCAGGAGCAGGCGATGCAGGGCGAGTTGGCGCGCAACGTCGTGGCCATCGCGGCCGCCACCGCCCTGGCCTTGCTGGTAGGGGTGCTGGCCGCCTGGTTGATCACCCGTGCCGTGGTCGCACCGCTCAAGCGGGTGATTGCCAGGGCCCGGCGTATTGCCGCAGGTGAGCTGGGCATCGAAGCGGAGCCGCCGCGCCAAGATGAAGTGGGGCAACTGTTGCAGGCCATGCAGCAGATGGCCGAAGGCTTGTCCGGCGTGGTCAGTGGCTTGCAGCAGGGGATAGAACAACTGGCCGGCAGCGCGCAGGCATTGTCGGCGGTCACCGAGCAGACCAACCGCGAGGTCGGTAGCCAGAAGGACGAAACCGAGCAGGTGGCCACCGCCATGCAGGAGATGACTGCCACGGTCCACGATGTGGCGCGCAATGCCGAGCAAGCGGCGCAAGCCGCGCAGGCCGCCGATGACAAGGTTGGCTCGGGGCAGCAGGTGGTGCGCCAGAGCATGCAGCGTATCGAGCAGTTGGCGGCGGCGGCTGAAACGGCCAGCAACGGCATCGACAGCCTCAGTGCCGAGATCCACACCATCGGTGGTGTGCTGGAGGTGATCAAGAGCGTCGCCGAGCAGACCAACCTGCTGGCACTCAATGCCGCCATCGAGGCCGCCAGGGCGGGAGAGCAGGGCCGTGGTTTTGCCGTGGTGGCCGACGAGGTGCGGGCATTGGCCAGGCGCACCCAGCAATCCACCGAAGAGATCGAGCGCCTGGTCGCCAGCCTGCGCGGCAATGCCCAGCAATCGGTGGCGCAGATTCGCGGCAGCACCGAGCTGGTGCGCCTGGCGGTGGCCGATGCGCTACAGACCGAGAGTGCCCTGGGCAGCATTGCCGCGGCGGTGTCGTTGATCCAGCAGATGAACCAGCAGATTGCCGCGGCGGCCGAGCAGCAAAGCTCGGTGGCCGAAGAGATCAGCCGCAGTGTCACGCAGATTCGCGGCAGTGCCGATCAAGCAGCCTTGGCCATGGAGGACAACGCCCGGTCAAGTGTCGAACTGGCCCGGCTGGGGGATGACCTGAAGGGGATGGTGGGGCATTTTCGCTTGTGAGACGTTGCAAGTCCCGGTTCGCCGGCAAGTCGGCTCCTACAGATTCCGGTAGGAGCCGGCTTGCCGGCGAACGGCTGTTTCAACCCTTGCGCGGGCTCAGGATCAGCAGGGTCAACACCCCCGCCACGATCCCCCAGAACGCCGACCCGATCGAGAACAGGGTGAAGCCCGATGCCGTCACCATGAACGTGATCAGCGCCGCCTCGCGTTCACGGGCTTCGCCCATGGCCACGCTCAGGCCGTTCATGATCGAGCCGAACAGCGCCAGGGCGGCAATCGAAAGCACCAGCTCCTTGGGCAGTGCGCCGAACAGCGCCGCCAGGGTCGCACCAAAAGTGCCGGCCACGCCATAGAAGATCCCGCACCAGACCGCCGCGGTATAGCGCTTGGCAGGGTCTTCATGGGCATGCGGGCCGGTGCAGATCGCCGCACTGATCGCTGCCAGGTTGATGCCGTGGGAGCCGAACGGTGCCAGTAGCAGCGAGGCGAAGCCAGTGGCCGAGATCAGGGGCGATGCGGGCACCTGATAACCGTCGGCGCGCAGCACGGCGACCCCTGGCATGTTCTGCGAGGTCATGGCCACGACGAACAGCGGGATGCCGATGCTGATGGTCGCCGCCAGCGAGAAGCTTGGAGTAGTCCACACCGGTGTGGCGATCTCCATTTGGAAACCGCTGAAGTCCAGCAACCCCAGGGCGCCAGACAGCGCCGTGCCGACCAGCAGCGCGGCGAGCACGCAATAGCGTGGCGACAGGCGTTTGACCAGCAGGTAACTGAAGAACATGCCCAGCACCAGCAGGGTGCGGTGCTGTGCGGCGACGAAGATCTCACTGCCGATCTTGAACAGGATGCCGGCCAGCAATGCCGAGGCCAGCGAGGCGGGGATGCGCCTGACCAGGCGCTCGAAGCTGCCGGTCAGTCCACAGGTCAGTACCAGCACGGCGCAGGTGATGTAAGCCCCAATGGCTTCGCTGTAGCTGACACCGCCCAGGCTGGTGATCAGCAGCGCCGCCCCGGGCGTAGACCAGGCCACTGTGATGGGTGTTCGGTAACGCAGCGACAGGCCGATGCTGCACGCCGCCATGCCGATTGACAGTGCCCAGATCCACGACGAGATCTGCGCGCTGGTGAGCCCCGCCGCCTGGCCGGCCTGGAACATCAGCACCAGCGAGCTGGTGTAGCCGGTGAGCATGGCGATGAAGCCGGCGACCACCGCCGACGGGGAGCTGTCTGCCAGCGGGCGCAGGGGCGCTGTGGTGGCATCGGTCATGGGGAATTCCTTGTACAGGTGTAAGCATTTTTTGCAGGCTACCCTGCGATGGCGTGAACCTTGCCATACAGCAGGCATTGCATTTAGCCGTACAGTCGCCAACTATTGGCCACGACTACGCAACTGCGTGAAAGGGGAGGGGCGATGTACAAGGTGTATGGCGATTACAACTCGGGCAACTGCTACAAGATCAAGCTGATGCTCAGCCTGCTTGACCGCCCGTATGAGTGGCATTCGGTGGATATTCTCAAGGGTGAGACCGAGACCTCCGAGTTCCTGGCCATGAACCCCAACGGCAAGGTGCCGGTGCTGCAACTGGAAGATGGCACTTGCCTTTGGGAGTCCAACGCGATTCTCAACTTCCTGGCCGACGGCAGCGAGTTCCTGCCCAGCGAACCGCGCCTGCGCACCCAGGTGCTGCAGTGGCAGTTCTTCGAACAGTACAGCCATGAGCCATATATTGCCGTGGCGCGTTTCATCCAGTTCTACCTGGGGCTGCCGCAGGAGCGCGTGGAAGAGTACAAGGGGCTGCACAAAGGCGGCTACAAGGCGCTCAAGGTGATGAACGAACAGCTGCAGATGACGCCGTACCTGGTAGGGGATCAGTACTCGATCGCCGATGTGGCGTTGTATGCCTACACCCACGTGGCGCATCAGGGCGGGTTCGACCTGGCCGATTATCCGGCGGTGAGAGCCTGGCTGGAGCGGGTGGCGAGCCATCCGCGGCATGTGCCTATGGTGGATTGAGCACGGGCACTGTTCGCCGGCAAGCCGGCTCCTGCGGGTAGGGCGCTAACGTTTCGTAGGAGCCGGCTTGCCGGCGAACAGGGGCGATGCCGTGCTGTCAGATCGCCGCGAACCGCTTGTCCAGATAGGCGATGATGTCCTTGGACTCGTACATCCAGGTGACCTTGCCGCCTTCGTCGATACGCAGGCACGGCACCTTCACCCGGCCACCGCCTTCGAGCAGCGCCTGGCGGTGCGTCGGGTCGTTCTTGGCATCGCGCAGCGCCACCGGCACGTTCAGCCGGTGCAGGGTACGGCGGGTTTTCACACAGAACGGGCAGGCATGGAACTGGTACAGCGCCAGGCCCTTGGCATCCTGCTCGACACGCGCCTGGGCGGCGCCGTCGCGCTTTTTCTTGGCCGGGCGGCTGACCCAGTCACCGAACACGATGAGCTGGCCGAGGCCGACCCGCAAGGCTTTGACGATCATGGGTAACTCCTGAAAAGAAAAAGCCGACCCCAAAGGGTCGGCTCCAGATCACCGGCCGATCACTTGATCAGGCTGAGGAACTCGCTACGGGTGGCGGCGTTCTCGCGGAACTCGCCGAGCATTACCGAGGTGAGCATGGTCGAGTTCTGTTTCTCGACGCCGCGCATCATCATGCACATATGCTTCGCTTCGATGACCACGGCCACGCCTGCGGCGCCGGTCACCTGCTGGACGGCTTCGGCGATCTGGCGGCTGAGGTTTTCCTGGATCTGCAGGCGACGGGCGAACATGTCGACGATCCGCGCGACCTTCGACAGGCCGAGCACCTTGCCTTTGGGGAGGTAGGCGACATGGGCCTTGCCGATGAACGGCAGCATGTGATGTTCGCACATCGAGTACAGCTCGATGTCCCGGACCAGTACCATTTCGCTGTTGTCGGAGGTAAACAGCGCACCGTTGGTCACTTCTTCCAGGGTCTGCTCATAACCGCGGCAAAGGTACTTCATGGCCTTCGCAGCCCGTTTCGGCGTGTCGAGCAGGCCTTCGCGGGAGACGTCCTCGCCCAGCTGGCTGAGGATCTCGGTGTAGTTCTGTTCCAGGGACATGGATCTACCTGTGGAAAATTTCGCAAAGACGAAGGGTACGGCGCCGAGCCCGGCGCTGCAAGCGCGATGTCACTCGTCGCGGCCTTCGAGCATGGTTCGCTTGAGCATGACGTACAGCGCGCCGGTGCCACCGTGGCGGGCCTGGCAGGAGGCGAAGCCGAGCACTTGCGGGTGCTGGCGCAGCCAGGTGTTGACGTGGCTCTTGATCATCGGGCGCTTGCCATCGATACGCGCGGCCTTGCCGTGAGTCACACGCACGCAGCGGACTTCGAGCTTGGTGGCTTCGGCGATGAAGTCCCACAGGGTTTCGCGCGCTTTCTCGACGCTCATGCCGTGCAGGTCGAGGCTGCCCTCGAAGGCGATCTGGCCGAGCTTGAGCTTGCGGATCTGGCTTTCCTGCACGCCATCACGGCGCCACATCAGTTCATCCTCGGCGCCGACGTCGATGACGAACTGGTCGGACAGGCCGTCGACGACCAATGGCTGGTCGCTACGGATGGTCGCCGCCTGGCGCAGGCCGGCCAGCTGCTTGCGGTCGGTCTTGGGTTTGCCGACCTCGGCGCGATCGTGCTGGATCGGCTTGACCCCGCGCACTTCACTGCGGAAGAGGGAAAAATCGTCGTCTTGCATGGTGCCTCCACGTGGGCGGCGTAGTTTACGCGACTGGGCGTCGGCGTGAAGCCTTGGGTTGTGCGTGTGAAGCCGGCGCTCATCGAACCCAGCACAACCTGTAGGAGCGGCTTTAGCCGCGATCACCCGCAGAGCGGGTGATAGGCACCGCGGTGTCTGCATCGCGGCTGAAGCCGCCCCTGCAGAGGACCCTGATCCCTGCGCGGCAGCTCATCAGGTCAGTCGTGTTTCTTCATCAGGTGCGGTGCCAGGTTGAGCCCGTGCCCGCGGCGCATGCGAATACGGTTGCGGCGCCAGCCACGCACACCGAAGTACAGCAGCAGGATACCGACCACCGCGAGCGTCGCCGCCAGTGGCTGGTTGGCGTTGAGTTCAGCGAGGGCGGGGTAGTTGCCCAGCAAGCCGGCGACGCCGGCCATGGCGAGGAGGATGCCCAGCGTCGCGAGCAGCACCGAGAAGGCCGCGCCCAGGCGTGCCCCCCAGTTGCTCGGCTCACGCTGGCGCAGGCGCTTGGCGTCGAAACGGCCTTTGAGCTTCATTCGAAGTCCTCTGGATCTGGTTACGCTGATCCGGATTTTGACCTGCGAGTCATCCTGGGGTTCCGCCCGTCCGCCGGGCGGTATCGATTCAGACCAGGCTGGCGGTGGGGGCGACGCAGGCGAAGTTGTCGGCCATCACGGCCATTTCGCACTGGTGGATCTGCGCGGCGGGTATCACCGTATCCTTGAGGGCAAGGTCACGGGTCGCCGAGGCATCTTCCACCAGGGTGCAGCGATAACCATAGTCCTTGGCGCGGCGCACAGTGGTGCTGACGCTCGAGTGGCTCATGAAACCGCAGACAATCAGGTCCAGCGGGCCGAACGCCTGCAGCGTCTCGTGCAGCTTGGTGTTCTTGAACGCATTGGGCATGCGTTTTTCGATGACGACTTCGCCATCCAGCGGCTCCAGGCCGGGGATGAACTCACCCCCCGGGCCCTGCGGGTCGAAGCGACCACCGACGGTACCGAGGTGGCGGACGTGGATGATCGGACGGTTGGCCTTGCGGGCAGCGTCGAGCAACCTGGCGATGTTCGCCACGGCCTCGTCCATGCCCGACAGTGCCAGCGGACCGCTCAGGTACTCCTTTTGCGCATCGATGACGATCAGGCTGGCTTGGCCCAGCTTGGCCGGCGGGTAGTCGCGGCCAGTGAGGCGGAACATCGTGGTTGGAACGGAGGACATCAAGGGCTCCTTGGATAGGGCTTTTGTATACCTATTCTCCCTCGCCTCGGCGCCAATGTGAATGGTTGACATTGCAGGCGGCATGGTTACTGGCCTGGGGCTATCCATTCGGCCATCGGAGAAAACAAATGTGTGGTGTGGGCTGTTAGACTTTTATCCTGTCTGAAAAGGAGTACCCCGTGATCACATCCCGCCTGCGCACCCTGCGCGACCATATCCGCTGGGCGGTCAGCCGCTTCCATGAGCACGAGCTGTTCTTCGGCCACGGCGCCGACAATGCCTGGGACGAGGCCCGCCTGCTGGTGCTCGGTTCGGTGCACCTGCCGTGGGAGGTGGCCGACAGCTACCTGGACTGCCAGCTGGAGGACGATGAACGGGTACGCCTGCAGCACCTGCTCAAGCGCCGCATCGAAGAGCGCGTGCCCACCGCCTACCTGTTGGGCGAGGCGTGGTTCTGCGGCATGTCGTTCATCGTCGACGAACGCGTGCTGGTGCCTCGCTCACCCATTGGCGAGCTGATCGAAAAGCGTTTCGAGCCGTGGCTGGCGGCGGAGCCGGCGCGCATCCTCGACCTGTGCACCGGTTCCGGTTGTATCGGCATCGTCGCCGCCGATGTGTTCCAGGATGCAGAGGTCGTGCTGGCCGACCTGTCCTTCGACGCGTTGGAAGTGGCCAACCAGAACATCGAACGCCATGGCCTGGAGCAGCGGGTCTACACCGTCCAGGGCGATGGTTTCGGCGGCTTGCCGGGGCAGCGCTTCGACTTGATTCTGTCCAACCCGCCGTATGTCGATGCCGAGGATTTTGACGACATGCCGGCCGAGTACCACCATGAGCCCGAGCTGGGCCTGGCCTGCGGCAACGATGGCCTGGACCTGGTGCGGCGGATGCTGGCCGAGGCAGCCGATCATTTGACCGAGAAGGGCTTGCTGATCGTCGAGGTGGGCAACAGTCAGGTGCACGTCGAGGCGCTGTACCCTGAAGTGGACTTCGCCTGGCTCGAGTTCGAGCGCGGAGGGCACGGGGTATTCATGCTGACCGCCGAGCAGTGCCGGCAGCACCAGGCGTTGTTTGCTTCGCGGGTGTAATGCGGATGGATTGAAGGGGGCTGCCTTGCAGCCCTTTCGCCGGCAAGCCGGCCCTTACGCCGTTTTTTCTGTAGGCGCCGGCTTGCCCGCTGAAGGATCAGCGGGTGGCGATCCAGATCAGCAGCCCGGCCTGGAAGACCGCGAAGGCCACCAGGCAGGTGATGGTGAAGCGCAGGCCGCTGTCCTCGCGACGGTACTTGGCCACGCGCTCGTCACGCTCCCGCAGCTGGGCTTCCTTCTCCATCAGGTTCTGCTCGGCCTGCTGCAGCATGCCGGCCGCCTCGATGATGTCGACGCGCTGGACCTTCTCGGTGTTCCAGCCGCCCTTGAGCTGGCCCACCGCGGTTTCCACCACGCGCCCCTTGAGCAACTGGCCATCGGTGTACTCCACCGCCAGGCCGACGCTGGCCAGCACGTGGTCGCGGCGCAGGCGAGTGTCCTCGTTGAGCGCATCCTTGTTCGGCAGGTTCATGCCTTCGACCCGATAGTGCGAGCAACGTTGCTGCAACCACTGCACCGCCTGGGCCAGCAGGAATCGACCGAGACCGCGGTTCAGTGGTTCGAGTTGCAGGCCACTGTCGCTGCCGATGCGCACCAGCCGCTGCTCGTGGTCGACGCGGATGTCCAACTGGTTCTGTTCCTTGCGCACTTTCTGCCCGGGCAGGCGGATTTCCATGCGCAGC includes the following:
- the folE gene encoding GTP cyclohydrolase I FolE produces the protein MSLEQNYTEILSQLGEDVSREGLLDTPKRAAKAMKYLCRGYEQTLEEVTNGALFTSDNSEMVLVRDIELYSMCEHHMLPFIGKAHVAYLPKGKVLGLSKVARIVDMFARRLQIQENLSRQIAEAVQQVTGAAGVAVVIEAKHMCMMMRGVEKQNSTMLTSVMLGEFRENAATRSEFLSLIK
- a CDS encoding glutaredoxin family protein, yielding MIVKALRVGLGQLIVFGDWVSRPAKKKRDGAAQARVEQDAKGLALYQFHACPFCVKTRRTLHRLNVPVALRDAKNDPTHRQALLEGGGRVKVPCLRIDEGGKVTWMYESKDIIAYLDKRFAAI
- a CDS encoding Smr/MutS family protein, which produces MQDDDFSLFRSEVRGVKPIQHDRAEVGKPKTDRKQLAGLRQAATIRSDQPLVVDGLSDQFVIDVGAEDELMWRRDGVQESQIRKLKLGQIAFEGSLDLHGMSVEKARETLWDFIAEATKLEVRCVRVTHGKAARIDGKRPMIKSHVNTWLRQHPQVLGFASCQARHGGTGALYVMLKRTMLEGRDE
- a CDS encoding cysteine hydrolase family protein, giving the protein MSSVPTTMFRLTGRDYPPAKLGQASLIVIDAQKEYLSGPLALSGMDEAVANIARLLDAARKANRPIIHVRHLGTVGGRFDPQGPGGEFIPGLEPLDGEVVIEKRMPNAFKNTKLHETLQAFGPLDLIVCGFMSHSSVSTTVRRAKDYGYRCTLVEDASATRDLALKDTVIPAAQIHQCEMAVMADNFACVAPTASLV
- a CDS encoding methyl-accepting chemotaxis protein, which translates into the protein MTATVHDVARNAEQAAQAAQAADDKVGSGQQVVRQSMQRIEQLAAAAETASNGIDSLSAEIHTIGGVLEVIKSVAEQTNLLALNAAIEAARAGEQGRGFAVVADEVRALARRTQQSTEEIERLVASLRGNAQQSVAQIRGSTELVRLAVADALQTESALGSIAAAVSLIQQMNQQIAAAAEQQSSVAEEISRSVTQIRGSADQAALAMEDNARSSVELARLGDDLKGMVGHFRL
- a CDS encoding glutathione S-transferase family protein, translated to MYKVYGDYNSGNCYKIKLMLSLLDRPYEWHSVDILKGETETSEFLAMNPNGKVPVLQLEDGTCLWESNAILNFLADGSEFLPSEPRLRTQVLQWQFFEQYSHEPYIAVARFIQFYLGLPQERVEEYKGLHKGGYKALKVMNEQLQMTPYLVGDQYSIADVALYAYTHVAHQGGFDLADYPAVRAWLERVASHPRHVPMVD
- the prmB gene encoding 50S ribosomal protein L3 N(5)-glutamine methyltransferase, whose translation is MITSRLRTLRDHIRWAVSRFHEHELFFGHGADNAWDEARLLVLGSVHLPWEVADSYLDCQLEDDERVRLQHLLKRRIEERVPTAYLLGEAWFCGMSFIVDERVLVPRSPIGELIEKRFEPWLAAEPARILDLCTGSGCIGIVAADVFQDAEVVLADLSFDALEVANQNIERHGLEQRVYTVQGDGFGGLPGQRFDLILSNPPYVDAEDFDDMPAEYHHEPELGLACGNDGLDLVRRMLAEAADHLTEKGLLIVEVGNSQVHVEALYPEVDFAWLEFERGGHGVFMLTAEQCRQHQALFASRV
- a CDS encoding benzoate/H(+) symporter BenE family transporter — translated: MTDATTAPLRPLADSSPSAVVAGFIAMLTGYTSSLVLMFQAGQAAGLTSAQISSWIWALSIGMAACSIGLSLRYRTPITVAWSTPGAALLITSLGGVSYSEAIGAYITCAVLVLTCGLTGSFERLVRRIPASLASALLAGILFKIGSEIFVAAQHRTLLVLGMFFSYLLVKRLSPRYCVLAALLVGTALSGALGLLDFSGFQMEIATPVWTTPSFSLAATISIGIPLFVVAMTSQNMPGVAVLRADGYQVPASPLISATGFASLLLAPFGSHGINLAAISAAICTGPHAHEDPAKRYTAAVWCGIFYGVAGTFGATLAALFGALPKELVLSIAALALFGSIMNGLSVAMGEAREREAALITFMVTASGFTLFSIGSAFWGIVAGVLTLLILSPRKG